Proteins from a single region of Streptomyces sp. TN58:
- a CDS encoding SpoIIE family protein phosphatase, with translation MSGDTTRGAAVHPPSAPAACAIPHQSPTPLGRLVATVERLRREVLEAQAAADGRALVELAKGILIGQLNCTPAAAARQLDVLCRESGTSRLELAADIVNQAARDHVSEVAAAFVESAGSADGPADPAEHSTVSVRLRTAESGMLAAASDTQAVAESLLTNALRPLGAVAVAVWTAVPDGSLALAGHAGFPPREAVRWRHVPPGVSTVAGLALRERRLVTLARLERAGLPSIGHLQWPHGGRMAVPTGTGGRIHGVLEICWPGPLAPQPPQVERQVEALAELCAHTMDDSPPGDPTAADVMLPDVAELIDLAEGLQDPAVVLTPVLDHDGRLTDFRIRHAGSRFVDPVGRPRGDVNGALLLEAYPMAAAENGLFDIIERVHATGEPFRAERMSLTALVDQIPLTSVADISVSRHGAAVLLIWRIEDETARLANLLQHAQRLGRIGGFEENLATGDTTWNAQLYALHGLPATAPPVRLRELPDHAHPDDSAALGRFLRALLHHRRPSSVHFRLQRPDGITRHIRVVAEPVLDADRRLHSVRGAYQDISAQHWTEVALAATRDQLAHTEAESAERNRLALQLQHAIMPPTPPAIEAPGLLVAVRYRPAETESLVGGDWYDTVVLPSGLIMLSVGDVAGHGIEAATGMVVLRNALRGLAVTGAGPGQLLSWLNTVTHNLAKHVTATAVCGIFDPRTRVLRWARAGHLPPVLVRGGGAEAFPLIEGLLLGALPDVTYGEREVELEPDDTLLMFTDGLVERRDSSVQDSLGHLVTAAAAGAGDLGARLDRLLAGSRSDTDDDTCVIGIQVG, from the coding sequence ATGAGCGGGGACACGACCCGCGGCGCCGCCGTCCACCCGCCGTCGGCACCGGCCGCCTGCGCGATCCCGCACCAGTCCCCGACCCCGCTGGGGCGCCTCGTCGCCACCGTCGAACGGCTGCGCCGGGAAGTGCTGGAGGCGCAGGCCGCCGCCGACGGCCGTGCCCTCGTCGAACTGGCCAAGGGCATCCTCATCGGGCAGCTGAACTGCACACCGGCCGCGGCGGCCCGCCAGCTCGACGTCCTGTGCCGGGAAAGCGGCACGTCACGCCTCGAACTCGCCGCCGACATCGTCAACCAGGCCGCCCGCGACCACGTCAGCGAGGTCGCCGCCGCGTTCGTCGAGAGCGCCGGCAGCGCGGACGGCCCTGCCGACCCCGCCGAGCACTCCACCGTGTCGGTGCGGCTGCGCACCGCCGAGAGCGGCATGCTGGCCGCCGCCTCCGACACCCAGGCCGTCGCCGAGTCCCTGCTGACCAACGCCCTGCGGCCGCTGGGCGCCGTCGCCGTCGCCGTGTGGACCGCCGTGCCCGACGGCTCGCTGGCCCTCGCCGGACACGCCGGGTTCCCGCCCCGGGAGGCCGTCCGCTGGCGCCACGTACCCCCCGGCGTCTCCACCGTCGCCGGACTCGCCCTGCGGGAGCGCCGGCTGGTGACCCTCGCCCGGCTCGAACGCGCGGGCCTGCCGTCGATCGGCCACCTCCAGTGGCCCCACGGCGGACGGATGGCCGTACCGACGGGGACGGGCGGACGGATCCACGGAGTCCTCGAAATCTGCTGGCCCGGACCTCTCGCCCCACAGCCCCCGCAGGTCGAGCGGCAGGTCGAGGCCCTGGCCGAGCTGTGCGCCCACACCATGGACGACTCCCCGCCCGGCGACCCGACGGCGGCCGACGTGATGCTCCCGGACGTCGCGGAACTCATCGACCTCGCCGAAGGACTCCAGGACCCGGCCGTGGTGCTCACCCCCGTGCTCGACCACGACGGCCGCCTCACCGACTTCCGCATCCGGCACGCCGGCAGCCGCTTCGTCGACCCCGTGGGACGGCCGCGCGGCGACGTCAACGGCGCACTGCTGCTGGAGGCCTACCCGATGGCCGCCGCCGAGAACGGCCTGTTCGACATCATCGAGCGCGTCCACGCGACGGGCGAGCCGTTCCGGGCCGAACGCATGAGCCTGACCGCGCTGGTCGACCAGATCCCGCTCACCTCGGTCGCGGACATCAGCGTCAGCCGCCACGGCGCCGCCGTCCTGCTGATCTGGCGGATCGAGGACGAGACGGCCCGGCTGGCCAACCTCCTCCAGCACGCCCAGCGACTGGGCCGGATCGGCGGCTTCGAGGAGAACCTCGCCACCGGGGACACCACCTGGAACGCCCAGCTCTACGCCCTGCACGGACTCCCCGCCACCGCGCCCCCCGTCCGGCTGCGGGAACTGCCCGACCACGCCCACCCCGACGACTCCGCCGCCCTCGGCCGGTTCCTGCGGGCGCTGCTGCACCACCGCCGACCCTCGTCCGTGCACTTCCGCCTCCAGCGCCCGGACGGCATCACCCGCCACATCCGGGTCGTCGCCGAGCCCGTTCTGGACGCGGACCGGCGACTGCACTCCGTACGGGGCGCCTACCAGGACATCTCGGCCCAGCACTGGACCGAGGTGGCGCTGGCCGCGACCAGGGACCAGCTCGCCCACACCGAGGCCGAGTCCGCCGAACGCAACCGGCTCGCCCTCCAGCTCCAGCACGCCATCATGCCGCCCACCCCGCCGGCCATCGAGGCTCCCGGCCTGCTGGTCGCCGTACGCTACCGGCCGGCCGAGACCGAGTCGCTCGTCGGCGGCGACTGGTACGACACCGTGGTTCTGCCCTCCGGTCTCATCATGCTGTCCGTGGGCGACGTCGCCGGCCACGGCATCGAGGCCGCCACCGGCATGGTCGTGCTGCGCAACGCCCTGCGCGGTCTGGCCGTCACCGGCGCGGGCCCGGGCCAGCTGCTGTCCTGGCTGAACACGGTCACCCACAACCTGGCCAAACACGTGACCGCCACCGCCGTGTGCGGCATCTTCGACCCGCGCACCAGGGTGCTGCGCTGGGCGCGCGCGGGCCACCTGCCACCGGTCCTCGTCCGCGGTGGCGGGGCCGAGGCCTTCCCGCTCATCGAGGGCCTGCTCCTCGGCGCCCTGCCCGATGTCACGTACGGCGAGAGGGAGGTGGAGCTCGAACCGGACGACACCCTGCTGATGTTCACGGACGGGCTGGTGGAAAGGCGGGACTCCTCCGTCCAGGACTCGCTCGGCCATCTCGTGACCGCGGCCGCCGCCGGAGCCGGGGACCTGGGCGCGCGGCTGGACCGGCTGCTCGCCGGGAGCCGGTCGGACACCGACGACGACACCTGCGTGATCGGCATCCAGGTGGGCTGA
- a CDS encoding class I SAM-dependent methyltransferase, with protein MATRKNLSANRESLVHKVRYAASRPSRIAPYLKRAARDRWLAFRHPDHVGYYRAVMASDTRRNPEAAVGSQTHERWLALGKLQFDYLLGHGLRPDARMLDIGCGNLRAGWRFIEYLDAGHYYGIDISPDILIAAKRTLTERGLQAKVPHLTITRNLTLDFLPDAYFDVVHAHSVFSHSPIEVIDECLAHVGRVLAPGGHFDFTFDRTTGTEHQVLREDFYYRTQTLTDLAARHGLAARFMEDWEELGHGQSKIRVTAVGADA; from the coding sequence ATGGCCACCAGGAAGAACCTCAGCGCCAACCGGGAGTCCCTCGTCCACAAGGTCCGCTACGCGGCGAGCCGCCCCAGCCGCATCGCCCCGTACCTCAAGCGGGCCGCGCGCGACCGGTGGCTGGCCTTCAGGCACCCCGACCACGTCGGCTACTACCGGGCGGTGATGGCCTCCGACACGCGCCGCAACCCCGAGGCCGCCGTCGGCAGCCAGACCCACGAACGCTGGCTCGCCCTGGGGAAGTTGCAGTTCGACTACCTGCTCGGCCACGGACTCAGGCCCGACGCCCGGATGCTGGACATCGGCTGCGGAAACCTGCGCGCCGGCTGGCGCTTCATCGAATACCTCGACGCGGGCCACTACTACGGCATCGACATCTCGCCCGACATCCTCATCGCCGCCAAGCGGACGCTGACCGAGCGCGGGCTCCAGGCCAAGGTCCCGCACCTGACGATCACCAGGAACCTGACCCTGGACTTCCTGCCCGACGCCTACTTCGACGTGGTCCACGCCCACAGCGTGTTCTCGCACTCGCCGATCGAGGTGATCGACGAATGCCTCGCCCACGTGGGCCGCGTCCTCGCGCCGGGCGGCCACTTCGACTTCACCTTCGACCGCACCACCGGCACCGAACACCAAGTCCTGCGCGAGGACTTCTACTACCGGACCCAGACCCTCACCGACCTCGCCGCCCGGCACGGTCTGGCCGCGCGCTTCATGGAGGACTGGGAAGAGCTGGGCCACGGCCAGTCCAAGATCCGAGTCACCGCCGTCGGGGCCGACGCCTGA
- a CDS encoding SigB/SigF/SigG family RNA polymerase sigma factor, with product MSRSATVVGPVRATDVHVPVRDLEDPGAPARDEELSQVENAREMSPADARELSRHFFRRLRALEEGTHEYQYTRNTLIEMNLSLVQFAARRFRARVLGGGLDMDDIIQVGTIGLIKAIDRYDLDREVEFSTLALPYITGEIKRYFRDTTWAVHVPRRLQELRTELAKAQEALTDVLGRAPTVKEVAEHLELSEDEVIDGLVAANGYTSGSLDTSGADGDAPSAPNGTTRPLAERLGEVDPAMELFEEFHTLAPLLEELGERDRRILQMRFGQDKTQAEIGAELGISQMQVSRLLSRTLARLRAGMLTE from the coding sequence ATGTCTCGCTCGGCCACTGTCGTAGGCCCCGTTCGTGCAACCGACGTGCACGTCCCCGTCCGTGACCTGGAGGACCCTGGAGCACCGGCGCGGGACGAGGAACTGTCGCAGGTGGAGAACGCCCGCGAGATGTCGCCGGCCGACGCGCGTGAGCTGTCGCGTCACTTCTTCCGGCGGCTGCGGGCCCTGGAGGAGGGCACGCACGAGTACCAGTACACGCGCAACACCCTCATCGAGATGAACCTCTCCCTCGTCCAGTTCGCCGCACGGCGCTTCCGGGCCCGCGTGCTCGGCGGCGGTCTGGACATGGACGACATCATCCAGGTGGGGACCATCGGCCTCATCAAGGCCATCGACCGCTACGACCTCGACCGCGAGGTGGAGTTCTCCACGCTCGCCCTGCCCTACATCACGGGCGAGATCAAGCGGTACTTCCGCGACACGACCTGGGCGGTGCACGTCCCCCGCCGCCTGCAGGAGCTGCGTACGGAACTCGCCAAGGCCCAGGAGGCCCTGACCGACGTACTGGGCCGTGCTCCGACGGTCAAGGAGGTCGCCGAGCACCTGGAACTGTCCGAGGACGAGGTCATCGACGGGCTGGTGGCCGCGAACGGCTACACGAGCGGCTCCCTCGACACCTCCGGCGCCGACGGCGACGCACCGTCCGCGCCGAACGGGACGACCCGGCCGCTGGCGGAGCGCCTCGGCGAGGTCGATCCGGCCATGGAGCTCTTCGAGGAGTTCCACACCCTCGCGCCCCTGCTGGAGGAACTCGGCGAGCGCGACCGGCGGATCCTGCAGATGCGCTTCGGCCAGGACAAGACCCAGGCCGAGATCGGCGCCGAACTGGGCATCTCGCAGATGCAGGTCTCCCGCCTGCTCTCCCGCACCCTGGCACGCCTGCGCGCCGGCATGCTCACGGAGTAG
- a CDS encoding STAS domain-containing protein: MSGLGDAYRPGVVGEGYQAGDGWVVAAHGELDQDTLNPLEEALTEAAGRHPLVVLDAGSITFGDSSFLNLLLRLHHSTALRIAAPGEQLRRLFAVTGADTVLSLHATVEDAVAA, from the coding sequence ATGAGCGGACTCGGGGACGCGTACCGGCCGGGAGTGGTGGGGGAGGGCTACCAGGCGGGCGACGGCTGGGTGGTGGCGGCCCACGGGGAACTGGACCAGGACACGTTGAATCCGCTGGAAGAGGCGCTCACCGAGGCCGCCGGCCGGCACCCCCTGGTGGTTCTGGACGCCGGGTCCATCACCTTCGGCGACTCCTCGTTCCTGAACCTGCTGCTGCGCCTGCACCACAGCACCGCGCTGCGCATCGCCGCCCCGGGCGAGCAGTTGCGACGGCTTTTCGCCGTCACCGGCGCCGACACCGTCCTCTCCCTGCACGCGACGGTCGAGGACGCCGTCGCGGCGTGA
- a CDS encoding ATP-binding protein, producing the protein MAVKAVGWARSFPVSEGVRAARQWTAAHLASLPWNASAADTVDSVLLCVSELVTNAHLHAFGTAHLVLTWDGRCLHVSVADSDPRIPRARTPDGDASATSGRGLGIVTALADSLDVHACHGGKSITACFRPAGGPDPHGTGPCGD; encoded by the coding sequence TTGGCGGTCAAGGCAGTGGGCTGGGCACGCTCGTTCCCGGTTTCGGAGGGCGTCCGGGCGGCGCGGCAGTGGACCGCCGCGCACCTGGCGTCACTGCCGTGGAACGCATCGGCGGCCGACACCGTGGACTCCGTGCTGCTCTGCGTTTCCGAACTCGTCACCAACGCCCACCTGCACGCCTTCGGCACCGCGCACCTGGTGCTGACCTGGGACGGACGCTGCCTCCACGTCAGCGTCGCCGACTCCGATCCCCGGATTCCCCGCGCCCGGACCCCCGACGGAGACGCGAGCGCCACCTCCGGCCGCGGACTGGGAATCGTCACCGCCCTGGCCGACTCCCTCGACGTGCACGCCTGCCACGGAGGCAAGTCGATCACCGCCTGCTTCCGGCCCGCGGGCGGGCCGGACCCGCACGGCACCGGGCCGTGCGGCGACTGA
- a CDS encoding HAMP domain-containing protein: MAERAGADPRGGAPAFPDGGGIGELELRQLLAGLTAVRDGDFRTRLPDGADGLLGEIATVFNGMVNQLSLFTSEVTRVAREVGTEGTLGGQADVPGVGGAWLDLTDSVNFMAGNLTAQVRSIAQVATAVAKGDLSQKITVTARGEILELKETINTMVDQLSGFAGEVTRVAREVGTEGRLGGQADVKGVSGTWKDLTESVNVMADNLTAQVRSIAEVTTAVAQGDLTQKIRVDARGEILELKETINTMVDQLSAFADEVTRVAREVGTEGNLGGQATVRGVSGTWKDLTDNVNVMASNLTGQVRSIAQVATAVARGDLSQKITVEAKGEVAALAGVINTMVDTLSAFADEVTRVAREVGTEGRLGGQARVPNVAGTWKDLTDNVNSMANNLTGQVRNIALVTTAVANGDLSKKIDVDARGEILELKTTINTMVDQLSSFAAEVTRVAREVGSEGRLGGQAEVEGVSGTWKRLTENVNELAGNLTRQVRAIAEVASAVAEGDLTRSITVDASGEVAELKDNINSMVGSLRESTRANQEQDWLKSNLARISGLMQGHRDLAVVAELVMDELTPLVAAQYGAFYLAEDTPGGTVLTLVGSYGRPADAREGTRFALGESLVGQAARSHRIIATDRVPGDYIISSGLGHTTPGSLIILPIVVDDQVLGVIEIASFSAFTPVHRDFLAQLMETIGTNVNTIVANARTDELLGESQRLTGELQARSEELQVQQEELQRSNAELEEKAALLASQNSDIEAKNLEIEQARQELEARAQQLSLASTYKSEFLANMSHELRTPLNSLLILAQLLAQNPTRNLTPKQVEYAGIIHSAGSDLLQLINDILDLSKVEAGKMDINPERVHLPQLLEYVDATFRPMTTQKSLDFTVTTAPDAPDDLFTDDSRLRQILRNLLSNAVKFTERGGVELRIEPATAPEVPAGVSRRGPMLAFRVRDTGIGIPEQQLESVFGAFQQADGTTSRKYGGTGLGLSISREIAQLLGGAVTAESTPGHGSTFTLYLPVSRADDEDAPPADEAPAGSPGTETAATGAEGRRDTPALPAQRRARRLLVIEERPNGLLSLVAESADRDFAPHPHAPGERGGIQVVGATSSREAAAALASDAFHCVVLELDMPDGEALRFLDALDGDPALSSLPVLAHNNPRVRTGQEEALRERAASRRVELLSSLDELRERIALHLSAEQPGDVLPLVHPDACRQDAHLPDGDLAGRTVLVVDDDARNLFALSGVLELHGMRVLHAEDGRKGIEALTGNADVDLILMDVMMPELDGYAATAEIRRMPAYEALPIIAVTAKAMPGDREKSLAAGASDYVTKPVDADDLIARVRHWLTR, from the coding sequence ATGGCCGAGCGGGCGGGCGCGGATCCACGGGGCGGTGCCCCGGCGTTTCCGGATGGCGGCGGAATCGGCGAGTTGGAGCTGCGCCAGTTGCTGGCCGGGCTGACCGCCGTACGGGACGGGGACTTCCGTACCCGGCTGCCCGACGGGGCGGACGGGCTGCTCGGGGAGATCGCCACCGTCTTCAACGGGATGGTGAACCAGCTGTCGCTGTTCACCTCCGAGGTGACGCGGGTCGCCCGCGAGGTGGGTACCGAGGGGACTTTGGGCGGGCAGGCCGACGTGCCCGGCGTCGGCGGTGCCTGGCTGGACCTCACCGATTCGGTCAACTTCATGGCCGGAAACCTCACCGCCCAGGTGCGTTCCATCGCCCAGGTCGCGACGGCCGTTGCCAAGGGCGACCTCTCCCAGAAGATCACCGTCACCGCTCGCGGGGAGATCCTGGAGCTGAAGGAGACCATCAACACGATGGTCGACCAGCTCTCCGGGTTCGCCGGGGAAGTGACCCGGGTGGCCCGCGAGGTCGGCACCGAGGGCCGGCTCGGCGGCCAGGCCGACGTCAAGGGCGTCTCCGGTACGTGGAAGGACCTGACGGAATCGGTCAACGTCATGGCCGACAACCTGACCGCCCAGGTCCGTTCGATCGCCGAGGTCACCACCGCCGTGGCGCAGGGCGATCTGACGCAGAAGATCCGGGTGGACGCCCGCGGGGAGATCCTGGAGTTGAAGGAGACCATCAACACGATGGTCGACCAGCTGTCCGCGTTCGCAGACGAGGTCACCCGGGTGGCCCGCGAGGTCGGCACCGAGGGCAACCTGGGCGGGCAGGCCACGGTCCGGGGGGTGTCCGGCACCTGGAAGGACCTCACCGACAACGTCAACGTCATGGCGTCCAACCTGACCGGACAGGTCAGATCGATCGCCCAGGTCGCCACCGCCGTGGCCCGCGGCGACCTGTCGCAGAAGATCACGGTGGAGGCCAAGGGCGAGGTCGCCGCGCTGGCCGGCGTCATCAACACGATGGTCGACACGCTGTCCGCGTTCGCCGACGAGGTGACGCGGGTGGCCCGCGAGGTCGGCACCGAGGGCCGCCTCGGCGGCCAAGCCCGGGTCCCCAACGTGGCGGGCACCTGGAAGGACCTCACCGACAACGTCAACTCCATGGCGAACAACCTCACCGGCCAGGTCCGCAACATCGCCCTCGTCACGACGGCCGTCGCCAACGGCGACCTGTCCAAGAAGATCGACGTGGACGCCCGCGGCGAGATCCTGGAACTGAAGACCACCATCAACACGATGGTCGACCAGCTGTCCTCCTTCGCCGCCGAGGTCACCCGCGTCGCCCGCGAGGTCGGCAGCGAGGGCAGGCTGGGCGGCCAGGCCGAGGTCGAAGGCGTCTCCGGCACCTGGAAGCGGCTCACCGAGAACGTCAACGAGCTGGCCGGGAACCTCACCCGCCAGGTCCGGGCCATCGCCGAGGTCGCCAGCGCCGTCGCCGAGGGAGACCTGACCCGCTCGATCACGGTCGACGCCTCCGGCGAGGTCGCCGAACTAAAGGACAACATCAACTCCATGGTCGGCTCGCTGCGCGAGAGCACCCGGGCCAACCAGGAGCAGGACTGGCTGAAGTCGAACCTCGCCCGGATCTCCGGCCTGATGCAGGGCCACCGCGACCTGGCGGTCGTCGCCGAACTCGTCATGGACGAACTGACCCCGCTGGTCGCCGCCCAGTACGGCGCCTTCTACCTCGCCGAGGACACCCCCGGCGGAACCGTGCTCACCCTCGTCGGCTCCTACGGCCGTCCCGCGGACGCCCGGGAGGGCACGAGGTTCGCCCTCGGGGAGTCCCTCGTCGGCCAGGCGGCCCGCAGCCACCGCATCATCGCCACCGACCGGGTCCCCGGCGACTACATCATCTCCTCCGGGCTCGGCCACACCACCCCGGGCAGCCTGATCATCCTGCCGATCGTCGTCGACGACCAGGTGCTCGGCGTCATCGAGATCGCCTCCTTCAGCGCCTTCACCCCCGTACACCGGGACTTCCTCGCCCAGCTGATGGAGACCATCGGCACCAACGTCAACACCATCGTCGCCAACGCCCGGACCGACGAACTCCTCGGCGAGTCCCAGCGCCTCACCGGCGAACTCCAGGCCCGCTCGGAGGAGCTCCAGGTCCAGCAGGAGGAACTCCAGCGCTCCAACGCCGAACTGGAGGAGAAGGCCGCCCTCCTCGCCAGCCAGAACAGCGACATCGAGGCCAAGAACCTGGAGATCGAACAGGCCCGGCAGGAACTGGAGGCCCGGGCCCAGCAGCTGTCGCTGGCCTCCACCTACAAGTCGGAGTTCCTGGCCAACATGAGCCACGAACTGCGCACCCCCCTCAACAGCCTGCTCATCCTCGCCCAGTTGCTCGCACAGAACCCCACCCGCAACCTCACCCCCAAGCAGGTCGAGTACGCGGGCATCATCCACTCGGCCGGCTCCGACCTGCTCCAGCTCATCAACGACATCCTCGACCTGTCGAAGGTCGAGGCGGGCAAGATGGACATCAACCCCGAGCGGGTGCACCTGCCCCAGCTGCTCGAATACGTCGACGCCACCTTCCGGCCGATGACCACCCAGAAGAGCCTCGACTTCACCGTCACCACCGCCCCCGACGCCCCCGACGACCTGTTCACCGACGACTCGCGGCTGCGCCAGATCCTGCGCAACCTGCTGTCCAACGCGGTCAAGTTCACCGAGCGCGGCGGCGTCGAACTGCGCATCGAACCGGCCACGGCCCCGGAGGTCCCCGCCGGCGTCTCCCGGCGCGGCCCCATGCTGGCCTTCCGGGTACGCGACACCGGCATCGGCATCCCCGAGCAGCAGCTGGAGTCCGTCTTCGGAGCCTTCCAGCAGGCCGACGGCACCACCAGCCGCAAGTACGGCGGCACCGGCCTCGGCCTCTCCATCAGCCGCGAGATCGCCCAGCTCCTCGGCGGGGCCGTCACCGCGGAGAGCACCCCGGGCCACGGCAGCACCTTCACCCTCTACCTGCCGGTCAGCCGCGCCGACGACGAAGACGCCCCGCCCGCCGACGAAGCCCCGGCCGGCTCACCCGGGACCGAGACCGCCGCGACCGGCGCGGAGGGCCGCCGGGACACACCCGCCCTCCCGGCACAGCGGCGCGCCCGCCGCCTGCTGGTGATCGAGGAACGGCCCAACGGCCTGCTCTCCCTCGTGGCCGAGAGCGCCGACCGGGACTTCGCCCCCCACCCCCACGCGCCGGGGGAGCGCGGCGGCATCCAGGTCGTGGGAGCCACCAGCTCGCGGGAGGCGGCCGCCGCCCTGGCCTCCGACGCCTTCCACTGCGTCGTGCTGGAACTGGACATGCCCGACGGTGAAGCGCTGCGCTTCCTGGACGCGCTCGACGGGGACCCGGCCCTCTCCTCGCTCCCCGTCCTCGCCCACAACAACCCCCGGGTCCGCACCGGCCAGGAGGAGGCCCTGCGGGAGCGGGCCGCCTCACGCCGGGTGGAGCTGCTGTCCAGCCTGGACGAACTGCGCGAACGCATCGCCCTGCACCTGTCGGCCGAACAGCCCGGGGACGTGCTGCCGCTCGTGCACCCCGACGCCTGCCGGCAGGACGCCCACCTGCCCGACGGCGACCTGGCCGGACGCACCGTCCTCGTCGTCGACGACGACGCCCGCAACCTCTTCGCCCTCAGCGGCGTCCTGGAACTGCACGGCATGCGCGTGCTGCACGCCGAGGACGGCCGCAAGGGCATCGAAGCCCTCACCGGCAACGCCGACGTCGACCTGATCCTGATGGACGTGATGATGCCGGAACTGGACGGCTACGCGGCCACCGCCGAGATCCGGCGGATGCCGGCCTACGAGGCCCTGCCCATCATCGCGGTCACCGCCAAGGCCATGCCGGGGGACCGGGAGAAGAGCCTCGCCGCCGGCGCCAGCGACTACGTGACCAAACCGGTGGACGCCGACGACCTCATCGCCCGCGTCCGGCACTGGCTCACCCGATGA
- a CDS encoding dienelactone hydrolase family protein, producing the protein MANHDLTGFTEGSFTHDGTTRRVLRAGTGPAVIVLAEIPGITPKVLEFAERVAGAGCTAVLPVLFGEPGRDPDPRSAGWASSGRYMASTMWRVCVSREFTLLATGRGSRVVRWLRALAAAEHERCGGPGVGAVGMCLTGGFALAMATDERLLAPVLSQPSLPLACTPGRAAAVDISPEDLAVVRGRCEREGLQVLGLRFRGDRLVPADRFAYLRRELGEAFVAVELEDGDANPRSALPPHSVLTEHLVDEPGHPTRQALDTVLDLFRTRLLLEDRPAAAN; encoded by the coding sequence ATGGCGAACCACGACCTGACCGGCTTCACCGAGGGTTCGTTCACCCACGACGGCACGACCCGCCGCGTGCTGCGCGCCGGCACGGGCCCCGCGGTGATCGTCCTGGCGGAGATCCCGGGCATCACCCCCAAGGTCCTGGAGTTCGCCGAACGGGTGGCCGGGGCCGGCTGCACCGCCGTGCTCCCGGTGCTGTTCGGCGAGCCCGGCCGCGACCCGGACCCCCGCTCGGCCGGCTGGGCGAGCAGCGGCCGCTACATGGCGTCGACCATGTGGCGGGTGTGCGTCAGCCGGGAGTTCACCCTGCTGGCCACGGGCCGCGGCTCCCGCGTCGTGCGATGGCTGCGCGCCCTGGCCGCCGCCGAACACGAGCGGTGCGGCGGCCCCGGCGTAGGCGCCGTGGGCATGTGCCTGACCGGCGGGTTCGCCCTGGCCATGGCCACGGACGAACGCCTGCTCGCCCCGGTCCTCTCCCAGCCGTCGCTGCCGCTCGCCTGCACCCCAGGCCGGGCCGCGGCCGTCGACATCAGCCCCGAGGACCTCGCCGTGGTCCGCGGCCGCTGCGAGCGCGAAGGGCTTCAGGTCCTGGGCCTGCGCTTCCGCGGGGACCGGCTGGTCCCGGCCGACCGGTTCGCGTACCTGCGCCGCGAACTGGGAGAGGCGTTCGTCGCCGTCGAGCTGGAGGACGGAGACGCGAACCCGCGGAGCGCCCTGCCGCCGCACTCCGTGCTGACGGAGCACCTCGTCGACGAACCGGGCCATCCCACCCGCCAGGCCCTGGACACGGTCCTCGACCTCTTCCGCACCCGCCTCCTGCTCGAAGACCGCCCCGCGGCAGCGAACTGA
- a CDS encoding STAS domain-containing protein, protein MTPSPRATAPLTALPLRGRPGARLNGSCDLDSRQALSGVLGLVAGIPGAVVHLDLSTVPFCDADSVAALVRTSAALSAQGRRLLLHDPPYSLRRVVEMFPEECAALEVAA, encoded by the coding sequence ATGACGCCGAGTCCGCGCGCGACGGCGCCGCTGACCGCCCTGCCGCTGCGGGGCCGCCCCGGCGCGCGCCTGAACGGCAGCTGCGACCTCGACAGCCGGCAGGCCCTGTCCGGCGTCCTCGGGCTCGTGGCCGGCATCCCCGGCGCGGTCGTCCACCTCGATCTCTCCACCGTGCCCTTCTGCGACGCGGACTCGGTCGCGGCGCTCGTACGGACGTCGGCGGCCCTCAGCGCCCAGGGCCGGCGCCTGCTGCTCCACGACCCGCCGTACTCACTGCGCAGGGTGGTGGAGATGTTCCCGGAGGAGTGCGCCGCGCTGGAGGTCGCAGCATGA